A stretch of Antennarius striatus isolate MH-2024 chromosome 6, ASM4005453v1, whole genome shotgun sequence DNA encodes these proteins:
- the LOC137596761 gene encoding B-cell receptor-associated protein 29-like, which produces MSLQWTAVATFLYVEMGVLLILCLPFVSARRWQSFFNLGIWSKVKQFSNRVFLTMIIILIVLFLDAVREVRKYSTKEDGMDSKLTPNMFDHRHMKLFRAQRNLYISGFAVFLWLVMKRVITLITQLASESAITADLQVQADTANQDAKKYMEENELLKKTLMEGKGDQATAEGMELLRKDTEKLKKELETSGDALKNSQLEADLLKKQMEGLSREYDRLLKEHQGLQIQDDGNKKDN; this is translated from the exons ATGAGTCTGCAATGGACAGCTGTGGCCACCTTCCTTTATGTGGAGATGGGCGTTCTTCTCATCCTCTGCTTACCCTTCGTCTCAGCCAGGAG ATGGCAGAGTTTCTTTAACCTCGGGATCTGGAGCAAGGTGAAACAGTTCTCGAACAGAGTGTTTCTCACAATGATCATAATACTTATTGTGCTCTTCCTGG atgcAGTGCGTGAAGTGAGGAAATATTCTACTAAAGAAGATGGCATGGATTCTAAGCTGACACCAAACATGTTTGACCACCGGCACATGAAGCTTTTCAGAGCCCAGAGGAATCTTTACATCTCTGGCTTTGCAGTCTTCCTCTGGCT ggTTATGAAGCGTGTGATCACCTTGATTACCCAACTGGCATCAGAGTCTGCCATTACAGCTGATCTTCAGGTACAAGCTGACACAGCAAATCAGGATGCCAAGAAGTATATGGAGGAGAATGAGTTGCTGAAAAAA ACTTTGATGGAAGGCAAAGGTGATCAGGCTACAGCAGAGGGTATGGAGCTGCTCAGAAAAGATACGGAGAAATTGAAAAAGGAACTGGAGACTTCTGGCGATG CCCTGAAGAACTCGCAGTTGGAAGCAGATTTATTGAAAAAGCAGATGGAGGGCCTTTCCAGAGAGTACGACAGGCTGCTTAAGGAACATCAAGGGCTCCAG ATTCAAGACGATGGAAATAAAAAGGATAACTAA
- the LOC137597038 gene encoding TLC domain-containing protein 3A-like — MLSTLAAGTVVFPGLFFSFRKILKYMFTGWSDADVVSVSERLVSAVHACLATAAGVTVVRSCRNTMTDSHWLVNGFVWFAAPYMAFDIYAMYLSHYFSQRVRGQSEAYSSHSLRTVKGFLKKEWMLVLHHLVLLLIFMPITLFFRRGLGDFFIGCLFTTEFSTPFVCLGKCLIQLGLDGSKLYRINGIIVLLAFFMCRILIFPFMYWKYGQQFGIPLHRVAFHLPLQCNLGNLVILAPQIYWFILLLKKAIRVYSRQRSKSTDGKKNGQKTD; from the exons ATGTTGAGTACCCTGGCTGCTGGAACGGTGGTGTTTCCTGGACTTTTCTTTAGTTTCAggaaaatactgaaatacaTGTTTACAGGCTGGAGTGACGCAGACGTGGTTTCGGTCAGCGAGAG GCTGGTGTCTGCTGTCCACGCTTGCTTGGCTACTGCCGCTGGAGTCACAGTTGTCAGATCCTGCAGGAATACCATGACTGACAG TCACTGGCTGGTCAATGGATTTGTTTGGTTTGCGGCTCCTTACATGGCGTTTGACATCTACGCCATGTATCTGAGTCACTACTTCAGTCagcgggtcagaggtcagtccGAGGCCTACAGCAGCCACTCCCTACGGACAGTGAAGGGTTTCCTCAAGAAGGAGTGGATGTTGGTCCTCCATCACTTGGTGCTGCTTCTCATTTTTATGCCCATCACTTTG TTCTTTAGAAGAGGACTTGGTGATTTCTTTATTGGCTGCCTTTTCACCACAGAGTTCAGCACTCCTTTTGTCTGTTTGGGAAAGTGTCTCATCCAG CTGGGTCTCGACGGCAGCAAGCTGTACAGAATCAACGGCATCATTGTCCTTTTGGCTTTCTTCATGTGCCGGATCCTGATATTTCCCTTTATGTACTGGAAGTATGGCCAGCAGTTTGGGATTCCTCTGCACAGAGTGGCCTTCCATCTTCCCCTGCAGTGCAACCTGGGTAATCTGGTGATCCTGGCTCCACAGATCTACTGGTTTATCCTACTGCTGAAGAAAGCCATCAGAGTGTACTCCAGACAGAGGAGCAAGAGcacagatggaaagaaaaatggCCAGAAGACAGATTGA
- the gemin4 gene encoding gem-associated protein 4 isoform X2: MTLVMNKDWAILQGAFLQAEKLSLPSSLSTIQKADWSRVGHPVLSAIVEICGQDLGAGPSATTIKWIKNVVCVVWLKLLSRETGEDLDVAWKENHFFGLQNSLPEVNIVVLLELVKSLAAGRTFASFLLHLPKHQVATELQRLVQHIRSCPTTDDDVTLLLQVWWELWRGREKENVTGENNIQMLFAKQYACLSSSSSSLSTQAAKRLKLSPLELPSSSSNPDVLHILFHALEYIKDHVSKTDVCLQALSVSLDALYKTFLIDQVVVLPPEEKVHYLSEVVSIAEMNNEKVSPELVVEAYRDLCACHTPFHFQPSCLKPGEALKIITELAQFWQSNGLLKVCDNTLPSYSAFKLKQSVKRVLTALQKADVSETIKIHDEETRKNILRGLLESMAFPSVECTPEVNTKVAAVIIAQRLDDYQNFAALFVCEKSWAACDEYWMDCLEKNQSAFQECHTLIRLTSTLMSKLDGNNSNVSQCRKLMKIVSDIFSALSFEDKNRVLTATLRLSIRGFFGGSVPTALAEGFQQELNMAFNCIIQGGGGAAASQGNLNTAVSLVARVAFQNPEAALKSCCHSAIFNKGASAFIVKILQKLPGLRVQKEQIEETQCNEEEMEKFSIDERKDILTGSSLLCRSLQEIMKTKSLSTSEKEQFLKFVGLLMMPEMTVEGEDVKQSFLLPQEVVNIFVLPNLSTSGPTVSDLELSLQLLHTALSVDVPDMDNTPHWVLDCSPFPLLYVLSQLHNQTLRCWEQPPVSAIHMETRELLISLLTTLGQVLSKEVAAAPSSWSRALFWLYNKMETLDWTVRFHIKSVWGDHFKNEVPSSLLTVCDLPEQEWSGLDLPLYGQGTGLVAWMECCSISDSLQATMLRHLSVDQGRPDDVTMFSKGLLVALTQTLPSCSISQWSRLLGVLTELITSGRLQVPFSLEYVDYLPLLDLKKFSCELRMSVLLLRVFQLLCGSSCSQWLTTGGWEHVGRLYAHAVREMMTSLKAKLPLISTAASLCPTTQASGHLNPSSRSLTMPADSQTDKQEVRCPLKSNESQMEEKLKIIPSQEVLFVLSQLFCHVQHVQVMMPGGQCEPLFLSSLEILSHYEAIMAAFPDSSSPLESNNTRHFFSTITDNLENEEMKAVLQQKISQLVSSAT, encoded by the exons ATGACATTGGTGATGAACAAAG ACTGGGCCATTCTTCAGGGCGCTTTCTTGCAGGCTGAGAAGCTGTCTCTCCCCTCATCCCTCTCCACAATTCAGAAAGCTGACTGGAGTAGGGTGGGACATCCAGTCCTGTCAGCTATTGTAGAAATATGTGGACAAGACCTTGGTGCAGGTCCTTCAGCAACTACTATTAAGTGGATAAAGAACGTGGTTTGTGTTGTGTGGCTTAAGCTGCTTTCTAGGGAAACTGGAGAAGATCTAGATGTAGCCTGGAAGGAGAACCATTTCTTTGGCCTTCAGAACAGCCTCCCAGAGGTCAACATTGTTGTCTTACTAGAATTGGTGAAGTCATTGGCTGCTGGTAGGACATTTGCCAGTTTTCTTTTGCATCTTCCCAAACATCAGGTTGCTACTGAGCTTCAAAGATTAGTGCAGCACATTAGGAGCTGCCCTACTACTGACGACGATGTCACACTTCTCCTTCAAGTGTGGTGGGAATTGTGGAGAGGCAGGGAAAAGGAAAACGTCACAGGAGAAAACAACATACAGATGCTTTTTGCCAAACAATATGcctgtctctcctcttcctcttccagttTGTCTACTCAGGCTGCCAAGAGGTTAAAGCTAAGTCCATTAGagctaccatcatcatcatcaaacccCGATGTCCTGCATATTCTCTTTCATGCACTTGAATATATTAAAGATCACGTATCTAAAACAGACGTGTGCCTTCAAGCTCTTTCCGTGTCTCTTGATGCTCTTTACAAAACCTTTCTGATAGACCAAGTAGTTGTACTTCCACCCGAAGAGAAAGTACACTACCTGTCGGAAGTTGTTAGCATAGCAGAAATGAATAATGAGAAAGTTTCTCCTGAACTAGTTGTGGAGGCTTACAGAGACTTGTGTGCTTGTCACACACCATTTCATTTTCAACCCAGCTGTTTGAAACCTGGTGAAGCCTTGAAGATTATTACAGAACTTGCTCAGTTTTGGCAAAGCAATGGACTGCTTAAGGTTTGTGACAACACTCTTCCTAGCTACTCTGCTTTCAAACTAAAACAAAGTGTAAAGAGAGTCCTTACAGCTCTACAAAAGGCAGATGTGTCAGAGACTATTAAAATACACGATGAAGAGACTAGGAAGAATATCCTGAGAGGTTTGTTGGAGTCCATGGCTTTCCCTTCTGTAGAGTGTACACCTGAGGTGAACACAAAGGTGGCTGCAGTCATCATCGCTCAGCGCCTGGATGACTACCAAAACTTTGCagctttatttgtgtgtgagaaGAGTTGGGCTGCTTGTGATGAATACTGGATGGACTGTCTAGAAAAGAATCAATCAGCCTTCCAAGAGTGCCACACACTAATCAGACTGACCTCCACCTTGATGAGTAAACTCGATGGCAATAACTCGAATGTGAGCCAATGCAGGAAGCTGATGAAGAttgtttcagatattttttctgcactctcatttgaagacaagaacAGAGTACTGACTGCCACGTTGAGATTGTCTATCAGGGGTTTCTTTGGGGGCTCTGTCCCCACTGCTCTGGCGGAGGGGTTTCAACAGGAGCTCAACATGGCCTTCAACTGCATCATCCAAGGAGGGGGTggagcagcagcatcacaggGGAATTTGAACACAGCGGTTTCTTTAGTTGCAAGAGTTGCATTTCAGAACCCAGAGGCTGCTTTGAAGTCTTGCTGTCATTCAGCTATTTTCAATAAAGGTGCCTCAGCTTTTATTGTTAAGATCCTACAGAAGCTGCCTGGACTCAGAGTACAGAAGGAACAAATAGAGGAAACTCAAtgtaatgaagaagaaatggagaAGTTCAGTATAGATGAAAGAAAGGATATACTGACTGGTAGTAGTCTACTATGTAGGAGTCTACAGGAAATAATGAAAACCAAATCATTATCAACTAGTGAAAAAGAGCAGTTCCTGAAGTTTGTGGGTCTGTTGATGATGCCAGAGATGACAGTTGAGGGAGAAGATGTGAAGCAAAGCTTTCTGCTCCCTCAGGAGGTCGTGAATATCTTCGTCCTTCCTAACCTGTCTACTTCAG GTCCAACTGTCTCAGATTTAGAGCTGAGTTTGCAACTTCTTCACACTGCTTTATCAGTGGATGTCCCAGACATGGACAACACTCCTCACTGGGTGTTAGACTGTTCTCCATTTCCTCTCCTCTATGTCCTGTCCCAGCTGCACAACCAGACTCTCAG GTGTTGGGAGCAGCCACCAGTGAGCGCCATCCATATGGAAACTAGAGAGCTGCTCATATCGCTGCTGACCACTTTGGGGCAAGTGCTTAGTAAAGAAGTGGCGGCGGCCCCCAGCAGCTGGTCCAGAGCTCTGTTCTGGCTCTATAACAAGATGGAAACACTGGATTGGACTGTTCGTTTCCACATAAAGTCTGTTTGGGGTGACCACTTCAAAAATGAGGTTCCCTCATCtctgctgactgtgtgtgatcTACCTGAGCAG GAGTGGTCAGGGCTGGACCTGCCTCTGTACGGCCAGGGTACAGGTCTTGTCGCCTGGATGGAGTGCTGTTCCATATCAGACTCCCTGCAGGCTACCATGTTGCGTCATCTGTCTGTGGACCAGGGCCGGCCAGACGATGTCACCATGTTCAGCAAAGGCCTGTTGGTGGCTCTGACCCAAACTCTACCCTCGTGCTCCATCTCTCAGTGGTCCAGACTGTTGGGAGTCCTGACAGAGCTCATCACTTCCGGTCGTCTCCAAGTTCCCTTCTCACTGGAGTACGTGGACTATTTGCCTCTCCTTGATCTGAAGAAGTTTTCTTGTGAACTCCGTATGTCTGTCCTCCTGCTTCGCGTCTTTCAGCTGCTCTGTGGGTCAAGCTGCTCTCAGTGGCTGACAACAGGCGGGTGGGAACATGTTGGCCGGTTGTACGCCCATGCTGTGAGGGAGATGATGACCTCCCTGAAAGCCAAACTGCCTCTTATTTCAACTGCTGCTTCACTATGTCCTACAACACAAGCGTCTGGACACCTCAATCCTTCATCCAGATCACTTACAATGCCCGCAGACtctcagacagacaaacaggaagttagaTGTCCTCTGAAATCAAATGAGTCACAGATGGAGGAAAAGCTCAAGATCATTCCCAGTCAGGAGGTCCTTTTTGTACTCAGCCAGCTCTTCTGCCATGTTCAGCATGTCCAG GTGATGATGCCAGGAGGCCAGTGTGAACCTTTATTTCTCTCCAGTTTGGAGATCCTCAGCCACTATGAGGCTATCATGGCTGCTTTCCCAGACAGCAGCAGCCCACTGGAGAGCAACAATACGCGACATTTCTTCTCCACCATCACAGACAACCTGGAGAACGAGGAGATGAAGGCTGTGCTACAGCAAAAGATCTCTCAACTTGTGTCATCAGCAACTTAA
- the gemin4 gene encoding gem-associated protein 4 isoform X1, translating into MTLVMNKDWAILQGAFLQAEKLSLPSSLSTIQKADWSRVGHPVLSAIVEICGQDLGAGPSATTIKWIKNVVCVVWLKLLSRETGEDLDVAWKENHFFGLQNSLPEVNIVVLLELVKSLAAGRTFASFLLHLPKHQVATELQRLVQHIRSCPTTDDDVTLLLQVWWELWRGREKENVTGENNIQMLFAKQYACLSSSSSSLSTQAAKRLKLSPLELPSSSSNPDVLHILFHALEYIKDHVSKTDVCLQALSVSLDALYKTFLIDQVVVLPPEEKVHYLSEVVSIAEMNNEKVSPELVVEAYRDLCACHTPFHFQPSCLKPGEALKIITELAQFWQSNGLLKVCDNTLPSYSAFKLKQSVKRVLTALQKADVSETIKIHDEETRKNILRGLLESMAFPSVECTPEVNTKVAAVIIAQRLDDYQNFAALFVCEKSWAACDEYWMDCLEKNQSAFQECHTLIRLTSTLMSKLDGNNSNVSQCRKLMKIVSDIFSALSFEDKNRVLTATLRLSIRGFFGGSVPTALAEGFQQELNMAFNCIIQGGGGAAASQGNLNTAVSLVARVAFQNPEAALKSCCHSAIFNKGASAFIVKILQKLPGLRVQKEQIEETQCNEEEMEKFSIDERKDILTGSSLLCRSLQEIMKTKSLSTSEKEQFLKFVGLLMMPEMTVEGEDVKQSFLLPQEVVNIFVLPNLSTSGYSFMFPSGPTVSDLELSLQLLHTALSVDVPDMDNTPHWVLDCSPFPLLYVLSQLHNQTLRCWEQPPVSAIHMETRELLISLLTTLGQVLSKEVAAAPSSWSRALFWLYNKMETLDWTVRFHIKSVWGDHFKNEVPSSLLTVCDLPEQEWSGLDLPLYGQGTGLVAWMECCSISDSLQATMLRHLSVDQGRPDDVTMFSKGLLVALTQTLPSCSISQWSRLLGVLTELITSGRLQVPFSLEYVDYLPLLDLKKFSCELRMSVLLLRVFQLLCGSSCSQWLTTGGWEHVGRLYAHAVREMMTSLKAKLPLISTAASLCPTTQASGHLNPSSRSLTMPADSQTDKQEVRCPLKSNESQMEEKLKIIPSQEVLFVLSQLFCHVQHVQVMMPGGQCEPLFLSSLEILSHYEAIMAAFPDSSSPLESNNTRHFFSTITDNLENEEMKAVLQQKISQLVSSAT; encoded by the exons ATGACATTGGTGATGAACAAAG ACTGGGCCATTCTTCAGGGCGCTTTCTTGCAGGCTGAGAAGCTGTCTCTCCCCTCATCCCTCTCCACAATTCAGAAAGCTGACTGGAGTAGGGTGGGACATCCAGTCCTGTCAGCTATTGTAGAAATATGTGGACAAGACCTTGGTGCAGGTCCTTCAGCAACTACTATTAAGTGGATAAAGAACGTGGTTTGTGTTGTGTGGCTTAAGCTGCTTTCTAGGGAAACTGGAGAAGATCTAGATGTAGCCTGGAAGGAGAACCATTTCTTTGGCCTTCAGAACAGCCTCCCAGAGGTCAACATTGTTGTCTTACTAGAATTGGTGAAGTCATTGGCTGCTGGTAGGACATTTGCCAGTTTTCTTTTGCATCTTCCCAAACATCAGGTTGCTACTGAGCTTCAAAGATTAGTGCAGCACATTAGGAGCTGCCCTACTACTGACGACGATGTCACACTTCTCCTTCAAGTGTGGTGGGAATTGTGGAGAGGCAGGGAAAAGGAAAACGTCACAGGAGAAAACAACATACAGATGCTTTTTGCCAAACAATATGcctgtctctcctcttcctcttccagttTGTCTACTCAGGCTGCCAAGAGGTTAAAGCTAAGTCCATTAGagctaccatcatcatcatcaaacccCGATGTCCTGCATATTCTCTTTCATGCACTTGAATATATTAAAGATCACGTATCTAAAACAGACGTGTGCCTTCAAGCTCTTTCCGTGTCTCTTGATGCTCTTTACAAAACCTTTCTGATAGACCAAGTAGTTGTACTTCCACCCGAAGAGAAAGTACACTACCTGTCGGAAGTTGTTAGCATAGCAGAAATGAATAATGAGAAAGTTTCTCCTGAACTAGTTGTGGAGGCTTACAGAGACTTGTGTGCTTGTCACACACCATTTCATTTTCAACCCAGCTGTTTGAAACCTGGTGAAGCCTTGAAGATTATTACAGAACTTGCTCAGTTTTGGCAAAGCAATGGACTGCTTAAGGTTTGTGACAACACTCTTCCTAGCTACTCTGCTTTCAAACTAAAACAAAGTGTAAAGAGAGTCCTTACAGCTCTACAAAAGGCAGATGTGTCAGAGACTATTAAAATACACGATGAAGAGACTAGGAAGAATATCCTGAGAGGTTTGTTGGAGTCCATGGCTTTCCCTTCTGTAGAGTGTACACCTGAGGTGAACACAAAGGTGGCTGCAGTCATCATCGCTCAGCGCCTGGATGACTACCAAAACTTTGCagctttatttgtgtgtgagaaGAGTTGGGCTGCTTGTGATGAATACTGGATGGACTGTCTAGAAAAGAATCAATCAGCCTTCCAAGAGTGCCACACACTAATCAGACTGACCTCCACCTTGATGAGTAAACTCGATGGCAATAACTCGAATGTGAGCCAATGCAGGAAGCTGATGAAGAttgtttcagatattttttctgcactctcatttgaagacaagaacAGAGTACTGACTGCCACGTTGAGATTGTCTATCAGGGGTTTCTTTGGGGGCTCTGTCCCCACTGCTCTGGCGGAGGGGTTTCAACAGGAGCTCAACATGGCCTTCAACTGCATCATCCAAGGAGGGGGTggagcagcagcatcacaggGGAATTTGAACACAGCGGTTTCTTTAGTTGCAAGAGTTGCATTTCAGAACCCAGAGGCTGCTTTGAAGTCTTGCTGTCATTCAGCTATTTTCAATAAAGGTGCCTCAGCTTTTATTGTTAAGATCCTACAGAAGCTGCCTGGACTCAGAGTACAGAAGGAACAAATAGAGGAAACTCAAtgtaatgaagaagaaatggagaAGTTCAGTATAGATGAAAGAAAGGATATACTGACTGGTAGTAGTCTACTATGTAGGAGTCTACAGGAAATAATGAAAACCAAATCATTATCAACTAGTGAAAAAGAGCAGTTCCTGAAGTTTGTGGGTCTGTTGATGATGCCAGAGATGACAGTTGAGGGAGAAGATGTGAAGCAAAGCTTTCTGCTCCCTCAGGAGGTCGTGAATATCTTCGTCCTTCCTAACCTGTCTACTTCAG GTTATTCCTTTATGTTCCCTTCAGGTCCAACTGTCTCAGATTTAGAGCTGAGTTTGCAACTTCTTCACACTGCTTTATCAGTGGATGTCCCAGACATGGACAACACTCCTCACTGGGTGTTAGACTGTTCTCCATTTCCTCTCCTCTATGTCCTGTCCCAGCTGCACAACCAGACTCTCAG GTGTTGGGAGCAGCCACCAGTGAGCGCCATCCATATGGAAACTAGAGAGCTGCTCATATCGCTGCTGACCACTTTGGGGCAAGTGCTTAGTAAAGAAGTGGCGGCGGCCCCCAGCAGCTGGTCCAGAGCTCTGTTCTGGCTCTATAACAAGATGGAAACACTGGATTGGACTGTTCGTTTCCACATAAAGTCTGTTTGGGGTGACCACTTCAAAAATGAGGTTCCCTCATCtctgctgactgtgtgtgatcTACCTGAGCAG GAGTGGTCAGGGCTGGACCTGCCTCTGTACGGCCAGGGTACAGGTCTTGTCGCCTGGATGGAGTGCTGTTCCATATCAGACTCCCTGCAGGCTACCATGTTGCGTCATCTGTCTGTGGACCAGGGCCGGCCAGACGATGTCACCATGTTCAGCAAAGGCCTGTTGGTGGCTCTGACCCAAACTCTACCCTCGTGCTCCATCTCTCAGTGGTCCAGACTGTTGGGAGTCCTGACAGAGCTCATCACTTCCGGTCGTCTCCAAGTTCCCTTCTCACTGGAGTACGTGGACTATTTGCCTCTCCTTGATCTGAAGAAGTTTTCTTGTGAACTCCGTATGTCTGTCCTCCTGCTTCGCGTCTTTCAGCTGCTCTGTGGGTCAAGCTGCTCTCAGTGGCTGACAACAGGCGGGTGGGAACATGTTGGCCGGTTGTACGCCCATGCTGTGAGGGAGATGATGACCTCCCTGAAAGCCAAACTGCCTCTTATTTCAACTGCTGCTTCACTATGTCCTACAACACAAGCGTCTGGACACCTCAATCCTTCATCCAGATCACTTACAATGCCCGCAGACtctcagacagacaaacaggaagttagaTGTCCTCTGAAATCAAATGAGTCACAGATGGAGGAAAAGCTCAAGATCATTCCCAGTCAGGAGGTCCTTTTTGTACTCAGCCAGCTCTTCTGCCATGTTCAGCATGTCCAG GTGATGATGCCAGGAGGCCAGTGTGAACCTTTATTTCTCTCCAGTTTGGAGATCCTCAGCCACTATGAGGCTATCATGGCTGCTTTCCCAGACAGCAGCAGCCCACTGGAGAGCAACAATACGCGACATTTCTTCTCCACCATCACAGACAACCTGGAGAACGAGGAGATGAAGGCTGTGCTACAGCAAAAGATCTCTCAACTTGTGTCATCAGCAACTTAA